The Drosophila gunungcola strain Sukarami chromosome 2R unlocalized genomic scaffold, Dgunungcola_SK_2 000006F, whole genome shotgun sequence sequence AGATACTCAAAACCAGTACCTGGACTTGCACCCCGGTACACCCAAACAGAAACTTCCCATCACTATCAATAGAAAGAGTGTTAATTTCACAGCAAATCGACAACAGCAAGTGGCACAAAATAAGCCAAGGCAATTGCAAAATACTCTTGTTGTCCAGCTGATTTCACTGTGTACACATACAAGTGCCCGTTTCGTTTTGAGTTTATGTTTTCTGTGCAGCATGCACTGGCATTGTCATAGATTTTCTTTGTAATCCCTTTGTTTACATCGTTTTTTGCGGTGTTCTTTGCCTTTGCGGTTTTTATCTCgtcaaattcaatttcgaaAAGCGGCTGAAACGCGGATCGTTCACATTGAACCGCTCGCGGCAACCGTTGAAAAGAAACTGAAtgtgaatttgaatttaattcaatttcaattttctctTTGCATATGGTCACACTATCTGACGTCGGTTTTGCCAATCGATATTTTTCAGTGGATGAAAGAAGATAGAAgagtacaaaaattaaaaatgtgtacaaaaaaatacctctttgtagaaattatatcatatataaacttttacaTATTCTTTTTaacattctttttaaatttggctttaatgcatttttaatcaTATAACCTTATCGAGTTAgctttttcttaaaatatttgtcaaaTAGTCTTGTATGTTagttatttgtatattttttctacaAGTGTTTTAATTATAACGATATTTTCCAGTCACAGTGACGCGATCGAAAAAAGTTGTCCACCTTTAGCTGACATCGATAGCTGGCAGTGAAATGCCAAAGGccgtataattttttttcttttccttgtAATTTTCATGTCGTATGTTGCttttgaaatcaaattaaaccTTTTTTGTTACTGAAATCCGCGACCACAGTCAGTTACTGCCGTAAGTAGGGATTGCGGCTGTCAGGCTGACCAGCAAATGGAGCCCATTCATACGACATTGCCTTTGCCCTTTGTTCAGAGTTCCACTCATTTACACACTTTCGCCTCGCCACCCGTAGGTAAATATGGATACGGAGAAGTCTAGCAGCAGCTCCTTCGAGGACCTGACCAATGCCGAGGACACCAAGGACATCCGCAAGGTGGCCGCGGAGGAGGCCGCCTCCGGAGATGGAGCAGCACCAGCGGCTGGTCTGGATGAAGATAAAAGGGCGGCGCAGGAGGATGCCGAAGAGCAGGCCGAGATTGAGGATGAATGTGATATACTGGGCAACAAGCAGCTTAATAAAACGCACAATCAAGAAGGCGCCAGGGGATGTAGACAGGCGACCTCTGCGCGGAGAACTGGTCACCCTGAACTTCACCGGCAAACTGGACAACGGCAAGGTGGTCGAAGAGGAGAAGAACTTCCAGTGCCACGTGGGCGACTACGAGGTCGTCCAGGGACTGGACATGGTGGTTCCGATGATGCAGGTCGGCGAAGTGGCCCAGGTCAGCGTGGATCCCCGCTTTGGCTACGGCTCCATCGGACTGAAAAAGGATGGCGAATCCGAATACCTGGTTCCACCCGATTCGCATGTAAGTTTGACCTCTCAATCTCTTTAGGAGCTACTCTaaatgatttgattttttcagctTACCTACGAAATAGAGCTTTTGGATATCAAATACGAAGATTTTGCGGACCTCAAGAGCTTTGAAATACTGCGCAAATACGGGTATGTGATGAAGGGTCATCTGTTTGGGTACACCTTTTAACTAAAACACCTTTTTAGCACCCGCAAGAAAGAACGCGCCAACTTCTTTTACAAGCGCTTGGAGTTCACCACCGCCATTCACCTATACAGACGTGCTCTTGACTTCCTGGACAACCGAGACGGGGAT is a genomic window containing:
- the LOC128254790 gene encoding LOW QUALITY PROTEIN: peptidyl-prolyl cis-trans isomerase FKBP8 (The sequence of the model RefSeq protein was modified relative to this genomic sequence to represent the inferred CDS: deleted 1 base in 1 codon), translated to MDTEKSSSSSFEDLTNAEDTKDIRKVAAEEAASGDGAAPAAGLDEDKRAAQEDAEEQAEIEDECDILGNKQLIKRTIKKAPGDVDRRPLRGELVTLNFTGKLDNGKVVEEEKNFQCHVGDYEVVQGLDMVVPMMQVGEVAQVSVDPRFGYGSIGLKKDGESEYLVPPDSHLTYEIELLDIKYEDFADLKSFEILRKYGTRKKERANFFYKRLEFTTAIHLYRRALDFLDNRDGDPESEFDKEDLELSNSDTQALLEDRLIVYNNLAMTQIKIAAFDAALQSVEHVLRCQPNNSKALYRKGRILEGKADTQGAIKLLQKVATLEPDNRAVQSDLARLFIKARREEHNEKEMYQKMLGQAKKMEQKTATRQKQPLVDNSKLKLLGYLMGSILIGVAGVAIYRYKY